One Notolabrus celidotus isolate fNotCel1 chromosome 16, fNotCel1.pri, whole genome shotgun sequence DNA window includes the following coding sequences:
- the ndufs5 gene encoding NADH dehydrogenase [ubiquinone] iron-sulfur protein 5: protein MPLVDVQSRLGIDIDRWMLVQSGQQPNQRAARCHAFEKEWIECSHGIGQTRAKQECKLEFEDFYECMHRQKTHQRLYAIRQQRDKMVKEGTYTPPPCHSGKADQAP from the exons ATGCCGTTGGTGGACGTGCAGTCGCGGCTCGGCATCGACATAGACCGCTGGATGCTAGTGCAGAGCGGGCAGCAGCCCAACCAGAGAGCCGCACGCTGCCACGCCTTCGAGAAGGAGTGGATCGAATGCTCTCACGGCATCGGGCAGACCCGCGCCAAACAGGAGTGCAAGCTGGAGTTTGAGGATTTCTATGAGTGCATGCACAGGCAGAAGAcg caccaGAGGCTGTACGCCATCCGTCAGCAGCGGGACAAGATGGTGAAGGAGGGGACATACACACCTCCACCCTGCCACTCAGGCAAGGCAGACCAAGCACCCTGA